In Kryptolebias marmoratus isolate JLee-2015 linkage group LG4, ASM164957v2, whole genome shotgun sequence, the following proteins share a genomic window:
- the slmapa gene encoding sarcolemma associated protein a isoform X1: MHQNPANLDQENLSLVSGWSNTLKPKSMPSALAVFTCRPNSHPFQERHVYLDEPVKIGRSVARCRPAQNNATFDCKVLSRNHALVWFDHKTGKFYLQDTKSSNGTFINSQRLSRGSEESPPCEVLSGDIIQFGVDVTENTRKVTHGCIVSTIKLFLPDGMEARRRSDVIQAPLPLPVDKVAANTPSMYSQELFQLSQYLQEALHREQMLEQKLASLQRLLTTTQEASESSWQALIDEDRLLSRLEVMGSQLQAYSKSQPEEGIRKELLALQEDKHNYETTAKESLRRVLQEKIEVVRKLSEVERSLSNTEDECTHLKEMSERSQEELRELANKYNAAVNEIKELTDKIKAAEGRQEELTQQGAMEKKELEMRIEEMEEKEQVLQARIEALQADNDFTNERLAALQVRLEQLQEKSVKENNSLDVDIVSLGPVEEPVEDKQNLQTPESQDGDERDSDTDDGAVGGDQDTDDNCLVNNSGGDPTRTPQLIECPPVKQLKESVSSSINKLANFDDVMDAHLQNNQTPEDDILASPDRLKANQMDAKESDMSDTLSPSKDRSSDDTSDGNMNDQELNEPQNRVALLKAELSRVGLEPGDTEQVIHHLHRELLEAQELANTGKQKCLELQALLEEERRSNSKLTEESTKQIQYLQTQLEKLQADMEALREQRENTICSTREDLYSAQEEILVLRHAMEAATADREREIAALQADLGHVRTELEHWRTTAAKYEEEIGRLQGAFTQQQQQQQQQLSAASNLQTECVSLQQRCSSLQQECDGLRSERRTLTDKLHHLEAELSSSREQSQVLSSSLESLEKREEVLQDKLGSLENQHLQDASKLKSQLDQAQARTHTLQREYEDTQSQLLDLRQRYERTEQEKLNIHQELEQCRSSLKLLQDKSSSSGWSPWMPVIAVMVAVTAAILYPNLSKSSAA; the protein is encoded by the exons ttctACCTGCAGGACACTAAAAGCAGCAACGGGACGTTCATCAACAGCCAGAGGTTGAGTCGCGGCTCGGAGGAGAGTCCGCCCTGTGAGGTCCTGTCCGGTGACATCATTCAGTTCGGCGTCGATGTCACTGAGAACACACGCAAAG TCACACATGGCTGCATCGTGTCAACAATCAAACTCTTCCTGCCTGATGGGATGGAGGCCCGCCGCCGAAGCGA cgTCATCCAGGCTCCGTTACCGCTTCCCGTAGACAAG GTTGCAGCCAACACTCCCAGCATGTATTCTCAGGAACTGTTTCAGCTCTCCCAGTATTTACAG GAGGCCTTACACAGGGAGCAGATGTTGGAGCAGAAACTAGCCTCTCTGCAGCGTCTGCTGACCACCACCCAGGAGGCCTCGGAGAGCAGCTGGCAG GCTCTGATAGATGAGGACCGGCTGCTCTCCAGACTAGAAGTGATGGGCAGTCAGTTACAGGCTTACTCTAAG TCCCAGCCTGAGGAAGGGATCCGTAAGGAGCTCTTGGCGCTTCAGGAGGACAAACACAACTATGAGACGACTGCGAAGGAGTCCCTGAGAAGAGTCCTGCAGGAGAAGATCGAGGTGGTCAGGAAGCTGTCGGAGGTTGAG CGCTCGCTCAGCAATACGGAGGACGAGTGCACCCACCTGAAGGAGATGTCTGAGAGGagccaggaggagctgagggagcTGGCCAACAAATACAACGCTGCCGTCAACGAGATCAAGGAGCTCACTGACAAAATTAAG GCGGCGGAGGGCCGGCAGGAGGAGCTGACCCAGCAGGGGGCCATGGagaagaaggagctggagatgCGCATTGAAGAGATGGAGGAGAAAGAGCAGGTCCTCCAGGCTCGGATCGAGGCCCTGCAGGCCGACAACGACTTCACCAATGAGAGGCTGGCCGCCCTCCAGG tgCGGTTAGAACAGCTACAAGAGAAAAGcgttaaagaaaacaacagtctGG ATGTGGACATTGTCTCCCTCGGACCGGTAGAGGAGCCCGTGgaagacaaacagaacctgCAGACACCTGAGAGCCAGGACGGAGACGAGAGGGATTCAGATACTGATGATGGTGCAGTTGGTGGAGACCAAGACACCGATG ACAACTGTCTCGTCAACAACAGCGGAGGAGACCCGACTCGAACCCCGCAGTTGATAGAGTGTCCGC ctgtcaaacagctgaaggagtcTGTGAGCTCTTCGATCAACAAACTGGCCAACTTTGATG ACGTCATGGACGCCCACCTGCAGAACAACCAGACTCCAGAGGACGACATCCTGGCCAGCCCCGACCGGCTCAAAG ccaatcagatggaCGCCAAGGAGTCGGACATGTCAGACACTCTGAGCCCGAGCAAGGATCGCAGCAGCGACGACACGTCAg ACGGAAACATGAACGACCAGGAGCTGAACGAGCCTCAGAACAGAGTCGCTCTGCTGAAAG ccgAGTTGAGTCGGGTGGGTCTGGAGCCGGGAGACACGGAGCAGGTCATCCACCACCTCCACAGAGAGCTGCTGGAGGCCCAGGAATTAGCCAACACCGGCAAGCAGAAATGTCTGGAGCTGCAGG ctctgctggaggaggagaggaggagcaacTCCAAGCTGACCGAGGAGTCCACCAAACAGATCCAGTACCTGCAGA CTCAGCTCGAGAAGCTGCAGGCCGACATGGAGGCTCTACGGGAGCAGAGGGAGAACACCATCTGCAGCACCAGGGAGGACCTGTACTCGGCGCAGGAGGAG ATCCTCGTCCTGCGACACGCCATGGAGGCCGCCACCGCGGACCGGGAGCGGGAGATCGCCGCCCTGCAAGCGGACCTGGGTCACGTGCGCACCGAGCTGGAGCACTGGAGGACCACGGCCGCCAAATACGAGGAGGAGATCGGCCGGCTGCAGGGGGCCTtcacgcagcagcagcagcagcagcagcagcagctgagcgCCGCCAGCAACCTGCAGA cGGAGTGCGTCTCGCTGCAGCAGCGATGCTCGTCTTTGCAGCAGGAATGTGACGGCCTGAGATCCGAGCGGCGAACTCTCACGGATAAACTGCACCACCTGGAGGCTGAGCTGAGCAG CTCCAGGGAGCAGAGTCAGGTCCTCAGCAGCAGCCTGGAGTCTCTGGAGAAGCGGGAGGAGGTCCTGCAGGACAAACTGGGTTCTCTGGAGAACCAGCACCTGCAGGATGCGAGCAAATTAAAGAGCCAGCTGGACCAGGCCCAGGCCAGGACACACACGCTGCAGAGAGAG TACGAAGATACTCAGTCGCAGCTCCTGGACCTCCGTCAGCGCTACGAGAGGACGGAGCAGGAGAAGCTGAACATCCACCAGGAGCTGGAGCAGTGCAGGAGCagcctgaagctgctgcaggacaaGAGCAGCTCT AGCGGCTGGAGCCCCTGGATGCCGGTCATCGCAGTGATGGTCGCCGTGACGGCCGCCATCCTCTACCCCAACCTCTCCAAGAGCAGCGCCGCCTGA
- the slmapa gene encoding sarcolemma associated protein a isoform X8, translated as MYSQELFQLSQYLQEALHREQMLEQKLASLQRLLTTTQEASESSWQALIDEDRLLSRLEVMGSQLQAYSKSQPEEGIRKELLALQEDKHNYETTAKESLRRVLQEKIEVVRKLSEVERSLSNTEDECTHLKEMSERSQEELRELANKYNAAVNEIKELTDKIKAAEGRQEELTQQGAMEKKELEMRIEEMEEKEQVLQARIEALQADNDFTNERLAALQVRLEQLQEKSVKENNSLDVDIVSLGPVEEPVEDKQNLQTPESQDGDERDSDTDDGAVGGDQDTDDNCLVNNSGGDPTRTPQLIECPPVKQLKESVSSSINKLANFDDVMDAHLQNNQTPEDDILASPDRLKANQMDAKESDMSDTLSPSKDRSSDDTSDGNMNDQELNEPQNRVALLKAELSRVGLEPGDTEQVIHHLHRELLEAQELANTGKQKCLELQALLEEERRSNSKLTEESTKQIQYLQTQLEKLQADMEALREQRENTICSTREDLYSAQEEILVLRHAMEAATADREREIAALQADLGHVRTELEHWRTTAAKYEEEIGRLQGAFTQQQQQQQQQLSAASNLQTECVSLQQRCSSLQQECDGLRSERRTLTDKLHHLEAELSSSREQSQVLSSSLESLEKREEVLQDKLGSLENQHLQDASKLKSQLDQAQARTHTLQREYEDTQSQLLDLRQRYERTEQEKLNIHQELEQCRSSLKLLQDKSSSSGWSPWMPVIAVMVAVTAAILYPNLSKSSAA; from the exons ATGTATTCTCAGGAACTGTTTCAGCTCTCCCAGTATTTACAG GAGGCCTTACACAGGGAGCAGATGTTGGAGCAGAAACTAGCCTCTCTGCAGCGTCTGCTGACCACCACCCAGGAGGCCTCGGAGAGCAGCTGGCAG GCTCTGATAGATGAGGACCGGCTGCTCTCCAGACTAGAAGTGATGGGCAGTCAGTTACAGGCTTACTCTAAG TCCCAGCCTGAGGAAGGGATCCGTAAGGAGCTCTTGGCGCTTCAGGAGGACAAACACAACTATGAGACGACTGCGAAGGAGTCCCTGAGAAGAGTCCTGCAGGAGAAGATCGAGGTGGTCAGGAAGCTGTCGGAGGTTGAG CGCTCGCTCAGCAATACGGAGGACGAGTGCACCCACCTGAAGGAGATGTCTGAGAGGagccaggaggagctgagggagcTGGCCAACAAATACAACGCTGCCGTCAACGAGATCAAGGAGCTCACTGACAAAATTAAG GCGGCGGAGGGCCGGCAGGAGGAGCTGACCCAGCAGGGGGCCATGGagaagaaggagctggagatgCGCATTGAAGAGATGGAGGAGAAAGAGCAGGTCCTCCAGGCTCGGATCGAGGCCCTGCAGGCCGACAACGACTTCACCAATGAGAGGCTGGCCGCCCTCCAGG tgCGGTTAGAACAGCTACAAGAGAAAAGcgttaaagaaaacaacagtctGG ATGTGGACATTGTCTCCCTCGGACCGGTAGAGGAGCCCGTGgaagacaaacagaacctgCAGACACCTGAGAGCCAGGACGGAGACGAGAGGGATTCAGATACTGATGATGGTGCAGTTGGTGGAGACCAAGACACCGATG ACAACTGTCTCGTCAACAACAGCGGAGGAGACCCGACTCGAACCCCGCAGTTGATAGAGTGTCCGC ctgtcaaacagctgaaggagtcTGTGAGCTCTTCGATCAACAAACTGGCCAACTTTGATG ACGTCATGGACGCCCACCTGCAGAACAACCAGACTCCAGAGGACGACATCCTGGCCAGCCCCGACCGGCTCAAAG ccaatcagatggaCGCCAAGGAGTCGGACATGTCAGACACTCTGAGCCCGAGCAAGGATCGCAGCAGCGACGACACGTCAg ACGGAAACATGAACGACCAGGAGCTGAACGAGCCTCAGAACAGAGTCGCTCTGCTGAAAG ccgAGTTGAGTCGGGTGGGTCTGGAGCCGGGAGACACGGAGCAGGTCATCCACCACCTCCACAGAGAGCTGCTGGAGGCCCAGGAATTAGCCAACACCGGCAAGCAGAAATGTCTGGAGCTGCAGG ctctgctggaggaggagaggaggagcaacTCCAAGCTGACCGAGGAGTCCACCAAACAGATCCAGTACCTGCAGA CTCAGCTCGAGAAGCTGCAGGCCGACATGGAGGCTCTACGGGAGCAGAGGGAGAACACCATCTGCAGCACCAGGGAGGACCTGTACTCGGCGCAGGAGGAG ATCCTCGTCCTGCGACACGCCATGGAGGCCGCCACCGCGGACCGGGAGCGGGAGATCGCCGCCCTGCAAGCGGACCTGGGTCACGTGCGCACCGAGCTGGAGCACTGGAGGACCACGGCCGCCAAATACGAGGAGGAGATCGGCCGGCTGCAGGGGGCCTtcacgcagcagcagcagcagcagcagcagcagctgagcgCCGCCAGCAACCTGCAGA cGGAGTGCGTCTCGCTGCAGCAGCGATGCTCGTCTTTGCAGCAGGAATGTGACGGCCTGAGATCCGAGCGGCGAACTCTCACGGATAAACTGCACCACCTGGAGGCTGAGCTGAGCAG CTCCAGGGAGCAGAGTCAGGTCCTCAGCAGCAGCCTGGAGTCTCTGGAGAAGCGGGAGGAGGTCCTGCAGGACAAACTGGGTTCTCTGGAGAACCAGCACCTGCAGGATGCGAGCAAATTAAAGAGCCAGCTGGACCAGGCCCAGGCCAGGACACACACGCTGCAGAGAGAG TACGAAGATACTCAGTCGCAGCTCCTGGACCTCCGTCAGCGCTACGAGAGGACGGAGCAGGAGAAGCTGAACATCCACCAGGAGCTGGAGCAGTGCAGGAGCagcctgaagctgctgcaggacaaGAGCAGCTCT AGCGGCTGGAGCCCCTGGATGCCGGTCATCGCAGTGATGGTCGCCGTGACGGCCGCCATCCTCTACCCCAACCTCTCCAAGAGCAGCGCCGCCTGA
- the slmapa gene encoding sarcolemma associated protein a isoform X2, translating to MHQNPANLDQENLSLVSGWSNTLKPKSMPSALAVFTCRPNSHPFQERHVYLDEPVKIGRSVARCRPAQNNATFDCKVLSRNHALVWFDHKTGKFYLQDTKSSNGTFINSQRLSRGSEESPPCEVLSGDIIQFGVDVTENTRKVTHGCIVSTIKLFLPDGMEARRRSDVIQAPLPLPVDKVAANTPSMYSQELFQLSQYLQEALHREQMLEQKLASLQRLLTTTQEASESSWQALIDEDRLLSRLEVMGSQLQAYSKSQPEEGIRKELLALQEDKHNYETTAKESLRRVLQEKIEVVRKLSEVERSLSNTEDECTHLKEMSERSQEELRELANKYNAAVNEIKELTDKIKAAEGRQEELTQQGAMEKKELEMRIEEMEEKEQVLQARIEALQADNDFTNERLAALQVRLEQLQEKSVKENNSLDVDIVSLGPVEEPVEDKQNLQTPESQDGDERDSDTDDGAVGGDQDTDDNCLVNNSGGDPTRTPQLIECPPVKQLKESVSSSINKLANFDDVMDAHLQNNQTPEDDILASPDRLKANQMDAKESDMSDTLSPSKDRSSDDTSDGNMNDQELNEPQNRVALLKAELSRVGLEPGDTEQVIHHLHRELLEAQELANTGKQKCLELQALLEEERRSNSKLTEESTKQIQYLQTQLEKLQADMEALREQRENTICSTREDLYSAQEEILVLRHAMEAATADREREIAALQADLGHVRTELEHWRTTAAKYEEEIGRLQGAFTQQQQQQQQQLSAASNLQTECVSLQQRCSSLQQECDGLRSERRTLTDKLHHLEAELSSSREQSQVLSSSLESLEKREEVLQDKLGSLENQHLQDASKLKSQLDQAQARTHTLQREYEDTQSQLLDLRQRYERTEQEKLNIHQELEQCRSSLKLLQDKSSSPSILQPVQAIFMGLVLALLYWCFGQLW from the exons ttctACCTGCAGGACACTAAAAGCAGCAACGGGACGTTCATCAACAGCCAGAGGTTGAGTCGCGGCTCGGAGGAGAGTCCGCCCTGTGAGGTCCTGTCCGGTGACATCATTCAGTTCGGCGTCGATGTCACTGAGAACACACGCAAAG TCACACATGGCTGCATCGTGTCAACAATCAAACTCTTCCTGCCTGATGGGATGGAGGCCCGCCGCCGAAGCGA cgTCATCCAGGCTCCGTTACCGCTTCCCGTAGACAAG GTTGCAGCCAACACTCCCAGCATGTATTCTCAGGAACTGTTTCAGCTCTCCCAGTATTTACAG GAGGCCTTACACAGGGAGCAGATGTTGGAGCAGAAACTAGCCTCTCTGCAGCGTCTGCTGACCACCACCCAGGAGGCCTCGGAGAGCAGCTGGCAG GCTCTGATAGATGAGGACCGGCTGCTCTCCAGACTAGAAGTGATGGGCAGTCAGTTACAGGCTTACTCTAAG TCCCAGCCTGAGGAAGGGATCCGTAAGGAGCTCTTGGCGCTTCAGGAGGACAAACACAACTATGAGACGACTGCGAAGGAGTCCCTGAGAAGAGTCCTGCAGGAGAAGATCGAGGTGGTCAGGAAGCTGTCGGAGGTTGAG CGCTCGCTCAGCAATACGGAGGACGAGTGCACCCACCTGAAGGAGATGTCTGAGAGGagccaggaggagctgagggagcTGGCCAACAAATACAACGCTGCCGTCAACGAGATCAAGGAGCTCACTGACAAAATTAAG GCGGCGGAGGGCCGGCAGGAGGAGCTGACCCAGCAGGGGGCCATGGagaagaaggagctggagatgCGCATTGAAGAGATGGAGGAGAAAGAGCAGGTCCTCCAGGCTCGGATCGAGGCCCTGCAGGCCGACAACGACTTCACCAATGAGAGGCTGGCCGCCCTCCAGG tgCGGTTAGAACAGCTACAAGAGAAAAGcgttaaagaaaacaacagtctGG ATGTGGACATTGTCTCCCTCGGACCGGTAGAGGAGCCCGTGgaagacaaacagaacctgCAGACACCTGAGAGCCAGGACGGAGACGAGAGGGATTCAGATACTGATGATGGTGCAGTTGGTGGAGACCAAGACACCGATG ACAACTGTCTCGTCAACAACAGCGGAGGAGACCCGACTCGAACCCCGCAGTTGATAGAGTGTCCGC ctgtcaaacagctgaaggagtcTGTGAGCTCTTCGATCAACAAACTGGCCAACTTTGATG ACGTCATGGACGCCCACCTGCAGAACAACCAGACTCCAGAGGACGACATCCTGGCCAGCCCCGACCGGCTCAAAG ccaatcagatggaCGCCAAGGAGTCGGACATGTCAGACACTCTGAGCCCGAGCAAGGATCGCAGCAGCGACGACACGTCAg ACGGAAACATGAACGACCAGGAGCTGAACGAGCCTCAGAACAGAGTCGCTCTGCTGAAAG ccgAGTTGAGTCGGGTGGGTCTGGAGCCGGGAGACACGGAGCAGGTCATCCACCACCTCCACAGAGAGCTGCTGGAGGCCCAGGAATTAGCCAACACCGGCAAGCAGAAATGTCTGGAGCTGCAGG ctctgctggaggaggagaggaggagcaacTCCAAGCTGACCGAGGAGTCCACCAAACAGATCCAGTACCTGCAGA CTCAGCTCGAGAAGCTGCAGGCCGACATGGAGGCTCTACGGGAGCAGAGGGAGAACACCATCTGCAGCACCAGGGAGGACCTGTACTCGGCGCAGGAGGAG ATCCTCGTCCTGCGACACGCCATGGAGGCCGCCACCGCGGACCGGGAGCGGGAGATCGCCGCCCTGCAAGCGGACCTGGGTCACGTGCGCACCGAGCTGGAGCACTGGAGGACCACGGCCGCCAAATACGAGGAGGAGATCGGCCGGCTGCAGGGGGCCTtcacgcagcagcagcagcagcagcagcagcagctgagcgCCGCCAGCAACCTGCAGA cGGAGTGCGTCTCGCTGCAGCAGCGATGCTCGTCTTTGCAGCAGGAATGTGACGGCCTGAGATCCGAGCGGCGAACTCTCACGGATAAACTGCACCACCTGGAGGCTGAGCTGAGCAG CTCCAGGGAGCAGAGTCAGGTCCTCAGCAGCAGCCTGGAGTCTCTGGAGAAGCGGGAGGAGGTCCTGCAGGACAAACTGGGTTCTCTGGAGAACCAGCACCTGCAGGATGCGAGCAAATTAAAGAGCCAGCTGGACCAGGCCCAGGCCAGGACACACACGCTGCAGAGAGAG TACGAAGATACTCAGTCGCAGCTCCTGGACCTCCGTCAGCGCTACGAGAGGACGGAGCAGGAGAAGCTGAACATCCACCAGGAGCTGGAGCAGTGCAGGAGCagcctgaagctgctgcaggacaaGAGCAGCTCT CCATCCATATTGCAGCCTGTCCAAGCCATATTCATGGGCCTTGTCCTGGCTCTGCTGTACTGGTGTTTCGGCCAGTTGTGGTAG